The following proteins come from a genomic window of Bradyrhizobium paxllaeri:
- a CDS encoding L-idonate 5-dehydrogenase translates to MTSMALAATLFGPEDLRMVERPLDPLASGMVRIRFGAGGICGSDMHYYRHARTGDFVVTSPLVLGHEIAGEVVEIAGAARGVKVGDRVALNPSRWCGHCKPCREGRPNLCENIFFMGSASKTPHMQGGFASYFDAIPAQCVKIPDHVAYQAAALAEPLAVCLHAVARAGDVTGKRAVLFGAGPIGLLTMLAAQRAGIAETTVVDIAAAPLAFAKRLGANNVVDISNGEEALKAEAAAKPFDVAFEVSGTAAGLASAIGAVRRGGVVVQVGNLPGGQIPVPANAVMAKEIDLRGSFRFGNEFFNAVELIADGSVDVLSLVTAQRPLSVAPDAVRLALDRSQSVKVVLTA, encoded by the coding sequence ATGACATCGATGGCTTTGGCTGCAACGCTGTTCGGCCCTGAAGATCTCCGCATGGTCGAGCGTCCGCTGGATCCGCTCGCCTCAGGCATGGTGCGCATCCGCTTCGGCGCGGGCGGCATCTGCGGCTCCGACATGCATTACTATCGCCATGCCCGCACCGGCGATTTCGTCGTGACCTCGCCGCTCGTGCTCGGCCATGAGATCGCGGGCGAGGTGGTCGAGATCGCAGGCGCCGCGCGAGGCGTGAAGGTCGGCGACCGCGTCGCCCTCAACCCGTCGCGCTGGTGCGGCCATTGCAAGCCGTGCCGCGAGGGCCGGCCCAATCTCTGCGAAAACATCTTCTTCATGGGTTCGGCCTCGAAGACCCCGCATATGCAGGGCGGCTTCGCGTCCTACTTCGATGCCATTCCGGCGCAATGCGTGAAGATCCCGGATCACGTCGCGTATCAGGCCGCGGCGCTCGCCGAGCCGCTCGCAGTGTGTCTGCATGCGGTGGCCCGCGCCGGTGACGTCACCGGCAAGCGCGCGGTGCTGTTCGGCGCCGGCCCGATCGGGCTCCTGACCATGCTGGCGGCGCAGCGCGCAGGCATTGCGGAGACGACCGTCGTCGACATCGCCGCGGCGCCGCTGGCCTTCGCCAAGCGGCTGGGCGCCAACAATGTCGTCGACATCTCCAATGGTGAGGAAGCGCTGAAGGCGGAGGCCGCGGCAAAGCCGTTCGATGTCGCCTTCGAAGTCTCGGGCACCGCCGCTGGCTTGGCCAGCGCGATCGGCGCCGTCAGGCGCGGCGGCGTCGTGGTTCAGGTCGGCAATCTGCCGGGCGGGCAGATCCCGGTGCCGGCGAATGCGGTGATGGCCAAGGAAATCGATCTCCGCGGCTCGTTCCGCTTCGGGAACGAATTCTTCAACGCGGTCGAACTGATCGCCGACGGCAGCGTGGATGTGCTGTCGCTGGTGACGGCGCAACGCCCGCTCTCGGTCGCGCCGGACGCGGTGCGGCTGGCGCTCGATCGTTCGCAGAGCGTCAAGGTCGTGCTGACGGCCTGA
- the uxuA gene encoding mannonate dehydratase: MLQGWRWYGPNDPVSLDDIRQAGATDVVTALHQVPIGEAWTRAAVEERKNFIENSQPGRSPLTWSVVESIPIPDDVKRLGGKATRSIEAWIASLEAVAASGIKIICYNFMPVVDWCRTDLEWELPNGAKAMRFDQDRFAAFDLHILQRPEAPAEYSEAAQRRARQVFEAMTQADIDYIVTNIASALPGSTTDPLTIPQFRERLLQYRGIDSNVLRRHLSEFLARVAPVAEGLGVKLTLHPDDPPRPLFGLPRIASSAEDYQALFDAVPSKANGICFCTGSLGVRAENDLPAMAKRFAPRIGFAHLRATKREADGLSFFESDHLDGDVDMIAVLKALLGENRARSSSEQIVFRPDHGHRMLDDLAATKRTNPGYTAIGRLRGLAELRGAIRAIEHAG; encoded by the coding sequence ATGCTGCAGGGATGGCGGTGGTACGGGCCTAACGATCCCGTATCGCTCGACGATATCAGGCAGGCCGGCGCGACCGATGTGGTAACGGCGCTGCATCAGGTGCCGATCGGGGAGGCATGGACGCGCGCCGCCGTCGAGGAGCGCAAGAATTTTATCGAGAACAGCCAGCCCGGTCGCTCGCCGCTGACGTGGTCGGTGGTGGAATCGATTCCGATTCCCGATGACGTGAAGCGGCTCGGGGGCAAGGCGACGCGCTCGATCGAGGCGTGGATCGCGAGTCTGGAGGCGGTGGCCGCGTCCGGCATCAAGATCATCTGCTACAATTTCATGCCTGTGGTTGACTGGTGCCGCACCGATCTCGAATGGGAGCTGCCGAACGGCGCAAAGGCGATGCGCTTCGACCAGGATCGGTTTGCGGCGTTCGACCTGCACATCCTGCAGCGCCCCGAGGCGCCTGCGGAATATTCCGAGGCTGCACAGCGTCGCGCCAGGCAGGTCTTTGAGGCGATGACGCAGGCCGACATCGACTACATCGTCACCAACATTGCCAGCGCGCTGCCGGGCTCCACCACCGATCCCTTGACGATCCCGCAGTTCCGCGAGCGCCTGCTGCAATATCGCGGCATCGATTCCAACGTGCTGCGCCGGCACCTCAGCGAATTCCTCGCCCGCGTGGCGCCGGTCGCCGAAGGGCTCGGCGTGAAGCTGACGCTGCATCCGGACGACCCGCCGCGGCCGCTGTTCGGCCTGCCGCGCATCGCCTCGTCGGCAGAAGACTATCAGGCGCTGTTCGACGCCGTGCCGTCGAAGGCCAACGGCATCTGCTTCTGCACCGGCTCGCTCGGCGTCCGCGCGGAGAACGATCTGCCTGCGATGGCGAAGCGCTTTGCACCGCGGATCGGCTTTGCCCATCTGCGTGCGACCAAGCGGGAAGCCGACGGCCTGTCGTTCTTCGAGTCCGATCATCTCGACGGTGACGTCGACATGATCGCGGTGCTGAAAGCGCTGCTCGGCGAGAACCGCGCACGGTCGTCCAGCGAGCAAATTGTGTTCCGACCCGATCACGGCCATCGCATGCTCGACGATCTCGCCGCGACCAAGCGCACCAATCCCGGCTATACTGCGATCGGACGCCTGCGCGGGCTAGCCGAGTTGCGCGGCGCCATCCGCGCCATCGAACACGCAGGCTAG